One genomic segment of [Phormidium] sp. ETS-05 includes these proteins:
- a CDS encoding C1 family peptidase gives MVAVNRTTGQQIKFGGYLRDRLDPNDQQYQPDRYGAAELPPVVDLREFMTDVENQGELSSCTANAMAGAYEYLAKRILGESGDVSRLFVYYNARAVDGDQDKDEGTYLRNCIQVLREMGTCPEDVWPYDVEMVNEEPSEDAYQEAAKFLIEEAERVEVDLYAMKHCLAEGFPFAFGLTLFESFMKRGNKTIPMPNPDREKALGGHAMLCVGYSDPHKVFVVRNSWGDKWADKGYCYIPYDYMTNPELCHDCWTIRNVSDLDFSSGVWFDYDANFYSAFTINPDEEAEGEFEFDFDSDFYNFSLNQDEDEDEEYDDEDEDEEYDDEDEDEEYDDEDEDEEYDDEDEDED, from the coding sequence GTGGTAGCAGTAAACCGTACTACTGGCCAGCAGATTAAATTCGGTGGCTATCTTCGCGATCGTCTTGACCCCAACGACCAACAATATCAACCCGATCGCTATGGCGCCGCAGAACTCCCGCCAGTAGTTGACCTGCGGGAATTTATGACCGATGTAGAAAATCAAGGCGAACTCAGTAGCTGCACCGCCAACGCAATGGCGGGAGCCTATGAATACCTAGCCAAGCGCATTTTAGGCGAATCCGGCGATGTCAGCCGTTTGTTTGTCTATTACAACGCTCGCGCCGTTGACGGGGACCAAGACAAAGACGAAGGCACCTACCTGCGCAACTGCATCCAAGTATTGCGGGAAATGGGCACCTGTCCCGAAGATGTTTGGCCTTACGATGTGGAAATGGTGAATGAAGAACCCTCCGAAGACGCTTACCAAGAAGCCGCCAAATTCCTCATCGAAGAAGCGGAACGGGTGGAAGTTGACCTCTATGCCATGAAACATTGTCTCGCTGAAGGTTTTCCCTTCGCTTTTGGGTTGACACTGTTTGAGTCCTTTATGAAACGGGGCAACAAAACCATTCCCATGCCCAACCCAGACCGGGAAAAGGCTTTGGGCGGTCATGCCATGCTCTGTGTCGGCTATTCAGACCCACACAAGGTCTTTGTGGTACGCAATTCCTGGGGAGATAAGTGGGCAGACAAAGGCTATTGCTACATCCCCTATGATTACATGACCAATCCCGAACTTTGCCACGACTGCTGGACGATTAGAAATGTGTCCGATTTAGACTTTAGCTCCGGCGTCTGGTTCGATTACGATGCTAATTTTTATTCAGCTTTTACCATTAACCCCGACGAAGAAGCTGAGGGAGAATTTGAGTTTGATTTCGATTCCGACTTCTATAACTTTTCCTTGAATCAGGATGAAGACGAAGATGAGGAATACGACGATGAAGACGAAGATGAGGAATACGACGATGAAGACGAAGATGAGGAATACGACGATGAAGACGAAGATGAGGAATACGACGATGAAGACGAAGATGAGGATTAA
- a CDS encoding ABC transporter substrate-binding protein has product MFKSRNLLKLSLILIVGFLLATFIHACNWIREQPLKQLQVGITTWPGFDIALYGQAAGLFEKRGLTVEFQRFQNQQDSARAVMRGSLDAAFVSFWDAMQVDPGNDTPAVVLVTNVSRGADGIVTQAGINSVKELRGKKVAAKLGTVNHMILLEALNLHQVPPKTVEIEDVSNEIAVELMKQKKVDGAVLWQPLLGETGR; this is encoded by the coding sequence ATGTTCAAGTCGAGGAATTTGTTAAAATTATCCCTGATATTAATCGTGGGATTTCTGCTGGCGACATTCATTCATGCTTGTAATTGGATAAGAGAGCAACCATTAAAACAATTGCAGGTAGGGATTACGACTTGGCCAGGTTTTGATATTGCCTTATATGGGCAAGCGGCGGGATTGTTTGAGAAAAGGGGATTGACCGTAGAGTTCCAGCGGTTTCAAAATCAGCAAGACTCGGCTCGGGCGGTGATGCGGGGCTCATTAGATGCCGCTTTTGTATCTTTCTGGGATGCAATGCAGGTGGATCCGGGTAACGACACTCCGGCAGTAGTCTTGGTGACGAATGTTTCTCGCGGAGCGGATGGAATTGTCACTCAAGCCGGTATTAACTCCGTCAAAGAGCTACGAGGGAAAAAGGTGGCGGCGAAGCTGGGAACAGTCAATCACATGATTTTGCTGGAAGCGTTGAATCTGCATCAGGTGCCACCGAAAACGGTGGAGATAGAGGATGTTTCTAATGAAATTGCGGTGGAGTTGATGAAGCAAAAGAAGGTAGATGGTGCGGTGTTGTGGCAGCCGCTTCTGGGTGAGACCGGGAGATGA
- a CDS encoding sensor histidine kinase, translating into MSKTFRHIDLGKLLPVGGIYRGLWRRSLSKELLGGFGLAVVMVGGGTLGVNYALLRSHLQDQVAARALSITQGIQFATEGAIEAGYTSMLDRVVQNYATLPAVEEIAIVSPEGMTISDSSGLLKNQVYAYRYPQLRDAINQSATTGVETRIRWKWKGKPVLIQILPFTSVLFGTTGKRGVAVAIIDLNQLEAELWQTFTTSTLTILSGTGLILVFMGLLIHYKVIKPLQNLNQAITASKETGSFALPEIIPPNEIGFLAKTLDAVFRELEAFDKLHREVAQRRQAEVALRESEARERAKSEQLAEALKNLQQTQAKLIQSEKMSGLGQIAAGIAHEINNPIGFIYTNITFVNEYFEELVGLLKAYETNYPHPSGQIEELRAQIEIDFLLEDFPNILSSMKSGTERIRNIVLSLRNFSRLDESDRKKVDIAEGIKNSIMLLHHRLSPMPNLNDNGKNRGKITVIEQYGDVPLVECYPSHLNQVFLNLLNNAIDAIEELADKNVSTIPASGQIKISTSMAAPERVAIKIKDNGIGINAEAQSHLFEPFFTTKPIGKGTGLGLSVCYEIVVKMHGGELNCHSTPGIGTEMVIEIPIRQYD; encoded by the coding sequence ATGAGCAAGACATTCAGGCATATCGATTTAGGAAAACTGCTGCCCGTAGGTGGAATTTATCGTGGTTTATGGCGGCGCAGTCTGTCAAAAGAACTGTTAGGAGGATTTGGGCTGGCGGTGGTGATGGTGGGTGGGGGTACTTTGGGGGTGAATTATGCTTTACTCCGATCGCACTTGCAGGATCAGGTAGCGGCTCGCGCCTTATCCATCACCCAAGGGATCCAGTTTGCTACCGAAGGCGCGATCGAAGCCGGTTACACCAGTATGCTCGATCGAGTAGTCCAGAATTACGCCACCCTCCCAGCGGTAGAAGAAATCGCGATCGTCTCTCCCGAAGGGATGACCATATCTGACAGCTCTGGCTTGCTCAAAAACCAGGTTTATGCCTACAGATACCCACAACTGCGAGACGCGATCAACCAATCCGCCACCACCGGAGTGGAAACCAGGATCCGCTGGAAATGGAAGGGAAAACCAGTCCTCATACAAATTCTCCCATTTACCAGCGTACTATTTGGCACCACAGGAAAGCGCGGAGTCGCAGTAGCCATCATAGACCTGAACCAACTCGAAGCGGAACTGTGGCAGACATTCACCACTTCCACCCTCACCATACTCTCCGGTACTGGTTTAATTTTGGTCTTTATGGGTCTGTTAATTCACTACAAAGTCATTAAACCCCTGCAAAACCTCAACCAAGCCATTACCGCCAGCAAAGAAACCGGTAGTTTTGCCCTTCCAGAAATTATCCCCCCCAATGAAATCGGGTTTTTGGCAAAAACATTAGATGCAGTTTTTCGAGAATTAGAAGCATTTGATAAGCTCCACCGAGAAGTCGCCCAACGCCGACAAGCTGAGGTAGCCTTACGAGAAAGCGAAGCCAGAGAGCGCGCCAAGTCCGAGCAGCTAGCTGAAGCCCTTAAAAACCTGCAACAAACCCAAGCTAAATTAATTCAAAGCGAAAAAATGTCCGGCTTAGGCCAAATAGCCGCTGGGATTGCCCATGAAATTAACAACCCGATCGGGTTTATCTATACTAACATTACCTTTGTCAACGAATATTTTGAGGAATTAGTAGGGTTACTAAAAGCATACGAAACGAATTACCCTCATCCCTCTGGGCAGATAGAAGAACTCCGAGCCCAAATAGAAATTGATTTCTTATTAGAAGATTTTCCCAACATACTGTCATCCATGAAATCTGGAACTGAGCGAATCCGTAATATCGTCCTTTCCCTCCGTAATTTTTCCCGGCTGGATGAATCAGACCGAAAAAAAGTGGATATTGCTGAAGGTATTAAAAACAGTATAATGCTCCTTCATCACCGCCTATCGCCCATGCCAAATCTCAATGATAATGGGAAAAACCGAGGCAAAATTACAGTGATTGAACAGTATGGCGATGTCCCCTTAGTGGAATGTTACCCCAGTCATCTCAATCAGGTATTTCTCAACTTACTCAACAATGCGATCGATGCCATAGAAGAATTGGCGGACAAAAATGTGTCGACTATACCAGCATCAGGACAAATCAAAATTAGCACCTCAATGGCAGCACCAGAGCGAGTCGCAATCAAAATTAAAGATAATGGAATCGGTATCAATGCCGAAGCGCAGTCCCATCTATTTGAACCATTTTTTACTACTAAGCCCATAGGTAAAGGTACGGGATTAGGGCTGTCTGTATGCTATGAAATTGTGGTGAAAATGCACGGAGGCGAGCTAAACTGTCACAGTACCCCCGGCATCGGTACGGAGATGGTTATAGAAATTCCGATTCGCCAGTATGACTAA
- a CDS encoding Uma2 family endonuclease, with amino-acid sequence MAIQLEKRLFTVEEYHRMAETGILQEDDRLELLRGELVKMSPIGTRHAACVNRLLRLFTQRVGDMAIVAVQNPIRLNDNSEPQPDLAVLQPRADFYATAHPQPGDILLLIEVADTTVDFDREVKIPLYAQNHINEVWLVDITAQTLELFREPTPTGYRYQQQLTIADKVAMAVFPDVEIGVAEFIG; translated from the coding sequence ATGGCAATTCAATTAGAAAAAAGACTCTTTACCGTTGAGGAATATCACCGGATGGCAGAAACCGGTATCCTCCAAGAAGATGACCGCTTAGAACTGCTCCGAGGAGAACTGGTCAAAATGTCACCCATTGGCACTAGACACGCCGCTTGCGTCAATCGACTGCTGAGATTATTCACTCAACGAGTAGGAGATATGGCTATAGTTGCAGTCCAAAATCCTATCCGGTTAAATGATAACTCAGAACCACAACCAGATTTAGCTGTCCTGCAACCGCGTGCTGATTTTTATGCCACGGCTCATCCGCAACCGGGAGATATTTTGCTATTAATAGAAGTAGCAGATACGACGGTTGATTTTGACCGGGAGGTGAAAATCCCTCTCTATGCTCAAAATCACATTAATGAGGTTTGGCTGGTGGATATCACCGCTCAAACCCTGGAACTGTTCCGGGAACCTACCCCCACGGGTTACAGGTATCAGCAGCAGTTGACGATCGCGGATAAAGTCGCAATGGCAGTTTTTCCTGACGTGGAAATCGGGGTAGCAGAATTCATTGGTTGA
- a CDS encoding glycerol-3-phosphate acyltransferase has protein sequence MTLTQVWGAVLIFTVCPLLGGLPFVALVLRILTKRDLRELGTGNIGVQAAFYHGGRLAGTVAVLLEALKGIAAVLLARYFFPHNPEWELISLCTLVMGRYWMGQGAGTTNVVWGFFVHDWSAGLMILLIGGVSFTIWRERRQGRTAVLVLMPLILGLLHPHHPERLIVATALSLLLYWIYQKMPDDLELSAAGSKAETQKLFRFFQGRGVTLILDQPLEALKVGAKAATLSELKRSGYPVPPGWVLRAGDDPQPLLELLQPSGESPLVVRSSSLSEDLQTASGAGQYASVLNVTSREGLERAINHCFESYFRPAAQQYRRDRQIPEASALALLIQIQIRGAFSGVAFSRDPLNQHPEAVIIEALPGDAAPVVSGQVTPERYRVTLENPPIIEGSGRVPPEVLEEVATLARQLEERGGGIPQDIEWSYDGQQLWLLQARPIATMLPIWTRRIAAEVIPGVIPPLTWSINRPLTCGVWGTLFTLVLGKGARGLDFEETATLHYSRAYFNASLLGQIFLRMGLPPESLEFLTRGAPFTKPPLASTLRTLPGLLRLLQRELYLERDFYYAYRYDLAPALAQLRATSPLSGQPRVQPDRGGEVEKGRETVSPEALLARVEQILVLLEKCTYYSILAPLSVALRQAILGVADEELDFSRNPEVAATRSLQEIVNAARLLLPALQDLRPDLGPGDSSQLFATLAEIPEGQMVFDEFDRFLLRYGYLSAAATDIAVSRWQEDRRYLRSMFAQMLFAPPPPPTPSPKGNNRLPLRVIPVQHRVNLKGKVAEVYNSLLAQLRWSFLALENLWLQSGFLVASGDIFYLELSEIRAIVASNVADFQGHGDNFRKLIESRKQQLQTDAASDVVPRVVYGQPPRNISIYQTPAKSQLRGIGASPGVVEGRVKIVHQLGEVGDIDKETILVVPYTDPGWAPLLSRSGGLISEVGGQLSHGAIVAREYRIPAVMDVPQASQWLREGQRVRLDGGRGTIDIL, from the coding sequence ATGACGCTGACGCAGGTTTGGGGTGCTGTCCTGATTTTTACGGTTTGTCCCCTGTTGGGGGGATTGCCTTTTGTGGCGCTGGTGCTGCGCATCCTGACAAAACGGGATTTGCGGGAACTCGGCACCGGTAATATCGGCGTGCAGGCGGCTTTTTACCACGGGGGAAGACTGGCGGGAACGGTGGCGGTTCTCTTGGAGGCGCTCAAAGGTATCGCCGCCGTCTTGTTGGCGCGGTATTTCTTTCCCCACAACCCGGAATGGGAATTAATCTCTCTATGTACCCTGGTGATGGGTCGCTACTGGATGGGCCAAGGCGCTGGGACTACGAATGTGGTCTGGGGGTTTTTTGTCCATGACTGGAGCGCTGGTTTGATGATCTTGCTGATTGGGGGAGTTAGTTTTACCATTTGGCGAGAGCGTCGCCAGGGACGGACGGCGGTGTTGGTGCTGATGCCTTTGATTTTGGGGCTGCTGCACCCACATCACCCGGAAAGATTGATTGTGGCAACGGCTCTGAGTCTGCTCTTGTATTGGATTTATCAGAAAATGCCGGATGATTTAGAATTGAGTGCGGCTGGTAGCAAGGCGGAAACACAAAAGCTGTTTCGCTTTTTCCAAGGACGCGGTGTGACGCTGATTCTTGACCAGCCTCTGGAAGCGCTGAAAGTGGGGGCGAAAGCGGCGACTCTCTCGGAGCTAAAACGATCGGGCTATCCCGTACCGCCGGGATGGGTGTTGCGGGCGGGAGATGACCCGCAACCGCTGCTGGAATTGCTCCAACCATCGGGAGAATCACCCCTGGTGGTACGATCGAGCAGCTTATCTGAGGATTTGCAAACTGCATCTGGGGCGGGACAATATGCCAGCGTGTTAAACGTCACCAGTCGGGAGGGGCTCGAACGTGCGATTAACCATTGCTTTGAATCATATTTCCGACCAGCAGCCCAGCAATACCGGCGCGATCGACAGATACCGGAAGCATCAGCCCTAGCGCTGTTGATTCAAATTCAAATTCGCGGCGCCTTTTCTGGCGTCGCTTTCAGCCGCGACCCCCTAAACCAACACCCGGAAGCCGTAATTATCGAAGCACTTCCGGGAGATGCGGCGCCAGTGGTTTCTGGGCAAGTGACACCAGAACGCTATCGAGTCACGCTGGAAAATCCACCAATTATCGAAGGTAGCGGTAGAGTACCCCCGGAAGTCCTCGAGGAGGTAGCAACACTGGCGCGCCAGTTGGAGGAGCGCGGGGGCGGTATTCCTCAAGATATCGAGTGGAGTTATGATGGCCAGCAATTGTGGCTGCTGCAAGCCAGACCGATCGCCACTATGCTCCCGATCTGGACCCGCCGCATCGCCGCTGAAGTTATCCCCGGCGTCATCCCCCCCCTCACTTGGTCGATTAACCGCCCCCTGACTTGTGGCGTTTGGGGCACATTGTTTACTCTGGTATTGGGTAAAGGAGCGCGAGGGCTCGATTTTGAGGAAACCGCCACTTTGCACTACTCCCGGGCTTACTTTAATGCTTCTTTATTGGGGCAGATTTTCCTGCGTATGGGGTTGCCCCCGGAAAGTCTGGAATTTTTGACCCGGGGGGCGCCGTTTACCAAACCGCCTCTAGCCTCCACTTTGCGCACTCTTCCGGGGTTGCTGCGGTTGCTGCAACGGGAGCTATATCTGGAAAGAGATTTTTACTACGCCTACCGATATGACCTCGCCCCAGCTCTGGCTCAGTTGCGCGCTACTTCCCCCCTCTCTGGTCAACCCCGAGTCCAACCAGACAGAGGTGGCGAGGTAGAAAAAGGGAGGGAAACGGTTTCTCCGGAGGCGCTACTGGCCAGAGTAGAGCAGATTTTGGTATTACTGGAAAAATGCACTTATTACAGCATTTTGGCGCCCCTGTCCGTGGCTCTGCGTCAGGCAATTTTGGGCGTGGCTGATGAGGAACTGGATTTCAGCCGCAACCCAGAAGTAGCTGCAACGCGCAGTCTCCAAGAAATCGTTAATGCGGCGCGTTTGTTGTTACCAGCGTTGCAGGATTTACGCCCGGATTTGGGACCAGGGGATAGTTCGCAACTGTTTGCAACTTTGGCGGAAATTCCCGAAGGGCAAATGGTTTTTGACGAGTTCGATCGGTTTTTGCTCCGTTACGGATATCTCAGCGCCGCCGCCACGGATATTGCCGTGTCTCGCTGGCAAGAAGACCGGCGCTATTTGCGATCGATGTTCGCCCAGATGTTGTTTGCTCCCCCTCCGCCACCAACGCCATCCCCAAAAGGGAATAACCGTTTGCCCCTCCGGGTGATTCCTGTGCAGCATCGGGTGAACCTGAAAGGCAAGGTAGCTGAAGTTTATAACAGCTTGTTGGCACAATTGCGCTGGAGTTTTTTGGCTTTGGAGAATTTGTGGTTGCAGTCGGGTTTTCTCGTGGCATCGGGAGATATTTTTTACTTAGAATTGTCGGAAATTAGAGCTATTGTGGCGTCTAATGTTGCTGACTTCCAGGGGCATGGGGATAATTTTAGAAAGTTAATTGAAAGTCGCAAACAGCAGCTCCAAACCGATGCCGCATCTGATGTGGTGCCTAGAGTGGTTTATGGCCAACCCCCTCGAAATATTTCGATTTATCAAACTCCTGCTAAATCACAACTGCGGGGAATTGGTGCTAGCCCGGGGGTGGTAGAAGGACGGGTTAAAATAGTTCATCAGTTGGGGGAAGTGGGGGATATCGACAAAGAAACGATTCTGGTGGTGCCTTATACTGACCCTGGTTGGGCGCCTCTATTGTCCCGATCGGGGGGGTTGATTTCTGAAGTGGGGGGGCAGCTTTCTCACGGCGCGATCGTCGCTCGCGAATACCGCATCCCCGCCGTCATGGACGTTCCCCAAGCCAGCCAGTGGCTCCGAGAAGGCCAAAGAGTCCGCCTAGACGGAGGACGAGGCACTATTGATATTTTATAG
- a CDS encoding adenosine-specific kinase, whose protein sequence is MELKSVAMEIPPGGNLILGHSHFIKTVEDLYEIMVGSSGTVKFGIAFCEASGPCLIRVAGNDAELEAVATKNAQAVGAGHSFVIVLKEAFPINFLNAIKQCQEVCTIYCATANPVEVILAETAQGRGILGVVDGFSPQGVEAREDVQKRKDFLRQIGYKL, encoded by the coding sequence ATGGAACTCAAATCAGTGGCAATGGAAATCCCACCGGGAGGGAATCTGATTTTAGGACATTCCCACTTTATCAAGACGGTGGAGGATTTATATGAGATTATGGTAGGGAGTTCGGGGACTGTGAAGTTTGGCATCGCTTTCTGCGAGGCGTCGGGGCCTTGCTTAATCAGGGTGGCTGGGAATGATGCAGAATTAGAGGCAGTGGCGACGAAAAATGCCCAGGCAGTGGGGGCGGGGCACAGTTTTGTAATTGTACTCAAAGAGGCGTTTCCGATTAACTTTCTCAATGCGATTAAGCAGTGCCAAGAGGTTTGTACTATCTACTGCGCTACGGCGAACCCTGTGGAAGTGATTTTGGCAGAAACCGCCCAGGGGCGAGGGATTCTGGGGGTGGTGGATGGGTTTTCACCCCAAGGGGTAGAAGCCAGGGAAGATGTGCAAAAACGGAAAGATTTTCTGCGTCAAATTGGCTACAAACTCTGA
- a CDS encoding Dethiobiotin synthetase, with protein MNYQEAYDLLIERGTALQNLVSDDNLLSRLNQGKPPLPGEVTAILLALKIVFEELQNQTNLDRNLGLALHLLAFESQRLFEAGRSAGVSWPPLLKEDLQRIAASVASIFADEWRV; from the coding sequence ATGAATTACCAAGAAGCCTATGATTTATTGATAGAGAGGGGAACTGCCCTGCAAAATTTAGTTTCAGATGATAATTTGCTCTCCCGTCTAAACCAAGGAAAACCTCCATTACCAGGGGAAGTAACAGCGATATTACTAGCTTTAAAAATCGTTTTTGAGGAGCTGCAAAACCAAACTAATTTAGACAGAAATCTAGGGTTGGCTTTGCACCTATTAGCCTTTGAAAGCCAGCGGCTGTTTGAAGCGGGGCGTAGCGCTGGTGTGAGCTGGCCACCTTTATTAAAAGAAGACTTGCAGCGCATCGCCGCATCTGTGGCCAGCATCTTTGCCGATGAGTGGCGAGTTTAA
- a CDS encoding pentapeptide repeat-containing protein, translated as MKFKILAVAFLLAPLCFPSSLRAQNAEHLEQLQETNKCPKCDLKGASLMNAKLEGAILTEAALDRANLFGANLSQAKLNGANLTNAYLTRTNLTSADLTNGNLTEANLFDANLTNANLTGARLNNAYLSRADLRGSNLRNADLRGAYLIEANLTDANLQGANLCGAIMPNGRQSRQGCN; from the coding sequence ATGAAATTTAAGATTTTGGCTGTTGCGTTTCTGCTCGCGCCCCTTTGCTTCCCTTCATCCCTGCGCGCACAAAATGCCGAACATCTAGAGCAATTGCAGGAAACTAACAAGTGCCCCAAGTGCGACTTAAAAGGTGCTTCTCTGATGAATGCTAAGTTAGAAGGAGCTATCCTCACCGAAGCTGCACTCGATCGGGCGAACTTGTTTGGCGCCAATTTGTCCCAAGCCAAACTCAACGGAGCCAATTTAACCAATGCTTACCTCACCAGAACCAACCTCACCAGCGCCGATTTGACCAATGGCAACTTGACTGAAGCCAATCTATTTGATGCCAACTTAACTAATGCCAATCTCACCGGTGCCCGCCTCAATAATGCTTACCTCAGTCGCGCTGACCTCCGAGGGAGTAACCTCCGTAATGCCGACCTCCGAGGTGCTTACTTGATTGAAGCTAATTTGACTGACGCCAACCTTCAAGGTGCCAACTTATGCGGTGCTATCATGCCTAACGGTAGGCAATCCCGACAAGGTTGCAATTAA
- a CDS encoding tetratricopeptide repeat protein — protein sequence MKSSPASEVAAVTAPPSDSEYEQKFMQLLEGLYQGWQAPQVEQFLAKLEGLAAVGAWVAWLRRFGDKVLNSAVPNRELGRRLRRLSEVARELEPWTELAVVARDIGSGLLQGAEIEDPTASGPASPLPQTAAELFEHGMERLRVSDDEGALAALERVVQLEPENYRAWINRGNALANLGRLPEALASYDRAVALKPGSHSAWTNRGDVLFDMGKRREAIASWDKALAIQPDDFETWYNRGLALGGSNHWEEAIASWDKAIELKPDDPEAWFNRGLALGNLSRWSEALASWDKTLEVKPDFQPAWVNRGVALQKLGRYTEAIKANNMAIALSGSNDNQGTSGSLEQGTSGSTSLTDRGPGDQETRGPGTVTPSPRPLVSPPNPPSPPFNQGMDAWEAGDFERAIVCFQEALALEPDSLDALYGQAVALSELARYESAIDFYHRALAIKPDFAYAWNGLGNALKELLRYEPALAAYNQAITLEASFLQAWLNRGAVLRDLGMYEEALASYSQAASLDPNFADVWYGQGVVLNDLARYGEALSAFDKALAIKPQFADALQGRAASISYLEAAARTASDQKTT from the coding sequence ATGAAATCATCTCCGGCGTCAGAGGTGGCGGCTGTGACGGCACCCCCGAGCGATAGTGAGTACGAGCAAAAGTTTATGCAGTTGCTCGAAGGGTTATACCAGGGTTGGCAGGCTCCTCAAGTAGAGCAGTTTTTGGCCAAACTCGAGGGTTTGGCAGCGGTGGGTGCCTGGGTGGCTTGGTTGCGACGCTTTGGCGACAAGGTGCTAAATTCCGCAGTGCCGAACCGGGAGTTGGGGCGGCGGTTGCGGCGTTTGAGTGAGGTAGCTCGGGAGTTAGAGCCTTGGACAGAATTGGCGGTGGTGGCGCGGGATATTGGTTCGGGGTTGTTGCAGGGGGCGGAAATTGAGGACCCTACTGCCAGTGGCCCTGCTTCTCCCTTGCCCCAGACGGCGGCAGAATTGTTTGAGCATGGGATGGAGCGGTTGCGGGTTTCTGACGATGAAGGGGCTTTGGCTGCTTTAGAGCGGGTGGTACAGCTAGAGCCAGAAAATTACCGAGCCTGGATTAACCGGGGCAATGCTTTGGCGAATTTGGGGCGGCTACCGGAAGCTTTGGCTAGTTACGATCGCGCTGTGGCATTGAAACCAGGGTCCCATAGCGCTTGGACGAACCGGGGAGATGTGCTGTTTGATATGGGCAAGCGGCGAGAAGCGATCGCCAGTTGGGACAAAGCCCTAGCTATTCAGCCGGATGACTTCGAGACTTGGTACAATCGCGGTTTAGCTCTGGGGGGCTCTAACCACTGGGAAGAGGCGATCGCCAGTTGGGATAAAGCCATCGAACTCAAACCCGACGACCCAGAAGCCTGGTTTAACCGGGGGTTGGCTCTGGGCAATTTAAGCCGCTGGTCGGAAGCCCTCGCCAGTTGGGATAAAACTCTGGAAGTTAAACCCGACTTCCAACCCGCTTGGGTGAACCGAGGCGTAGCATTGCAAAAGCTGGGCCGCTACACCGAGGCGATCAAAGCCAATAATATGGCGATCGCACTTTCGGGCAGTAATGACAACCAGGGCACTTCTGGATCTCTTGAGCAGGGGACCAGCGGTTCGACTTCGCTCACCGACCGGGGACCAGGGGACCAGGAGACCAGGGGACCAGGGACAGTCACCCCGTCACCCCGTCCCCTCGTCTCTCCTCCCAATCCTCCTTCTCCCCCTTTTAACCAGGGTATGGATGCTTGGGAAGCGGGCGATTTTGAAAGGGCGATCGTCTGTTTCCAAGAAGCCCTCGCCCTAGAACCAGATTCCCTCGATGCTCTGTACGGCCAAGCCGTGGCTCTATCGGAGCTTGCCCGATATGAATCAGCGATTGATTTCTATCATCGTGCTTTAGCCATCAAACCCGATTTTGCCTATGCTTGGAACGGTTTGGGAAATGCTCTCAAAGAACTGCTGCGATACGAACCAGCCCTCGCCGCGTACAACCAAGCCATTACCCTAGAAGCCTCATTCCTACAAGCATGGCTCAACCGAGGTGCCGTCCTGCGAGACTTGGGGATGTATGAAGAAGCCCTGGCATCTTACAGTCAAGCCGCCTCCCTTGACCCAAACTTTGCCGATGTTTGGTATGGGCAGGGGGTGGTCCTCAATGATTTGGCGCGATATGGGGAAGCCTTGAGTGCTTTTGACAAAGCCTTAGCCATTAAACCTCAGTTCGCCGATGCCTTACAGGGACGCGCCGCCTCCATTAGCTATCTGGAAGCGGCGGCAAGAACAGCATCTGACCAAAAAACCACCTAG